Proteins encoded by one window of Hylaeus volcanicus isolate JK05 chromosome 7, UHH_iyHylVolc1.0_haploid, whole genome shotgun sequence:
- the LOC128880359 gene encoding GTPase-activating protein isoform X1, producing MAEETRLVRVEERLKIKIGEVKNLQSRSHGSPGARDVYCALSLDQEEIFRTTTMERTLNPFFGEEFQFEVPRKFRHLGIYVYDRDRHLKQDKILGKVAIKREDLATYHNKEHWFPLRPVDADSEVQGKAHLELALQPQIGHAQSKLTVRIIECNELTIKNGGCDPFATVTVIYSNGKQISKRTKIKKKTVSPYFNETFIFEPEITELKEKDDSHYPIESGEVGEVVVGLWHASPGMGEQPAFLGEVRVTLRGLQKQPTSTTTAWYFLQPRAAKHRLSKISSSSTPSGALPGLGSLRLKIHYTADHVFPSTMYDRLRNLLLQSVNIQPITSSAVYILGEIVAYKMDAAQPLVRVLVHHGQLVSVMQALASHEISKLTDPTTIFRGNTLVSKMMDEGMRLAGLHYLHSTLRPAMEQVFLEKKPCEIDPTRVKDANTIQTNLANLKEYVERVFTAITTSGVRCPPLMCEMFWCLRELATTHFPKNKEVRYSVISGFIFLRFFAPAILGPRLFDITTEQIDSQTNRTLTLISKTIQSLGNLVSCRGGAGSVCKEEYMECVYREFYTEKHIQAVKQFLELISTSSNSGITNQRPNTQQDQPVVLKEGIYFLFLHTADCDKRIMIKRAQGRKRFGRKNFKQRYFRLTTQDLTYSKTKGKEPLCKIPLEEILAVERLQENSFKMKNMFQIIQSQRVLYVQAGNCVEEKEWIDILTKICRTNNNRLEKYHPSAYINGHWLCCKAVAEIAPGCSEVSPGVEAGLRMVLDPDRDLQRIHSLIFTNMPRLETLMSACECQAVYGASDMCVIPGGGSPIEDVPSCFKTLTALREAAYALQHEHRAYFRRLARDTKYGSKQAPIGDDNYLHLAARAGFESQLTKCAYEVDNLNQHYIETDHCYDSGFSRRIEDRRYDETFRKCLDSDSIHRRYENENNLLRRYENNTDTIKSIQNDLKNFDHSLNNTLRTDKFEKNVNLENNRRLDSSSLLTTDGISMSGIKKIQQL from the exons ATGGCCGAGGAGACGCGCCTAGTTCGCGTTGAAGAAAGATTAAAGATCAAAATCG GTGAAGTAAAAAATCTACAAAGTAGAAGTCATGGATCTCCAGGTGCAAGGGATGTGTACTGTGCATTGTCCCTGgatcaagaagaaatatttaggACAACAACAATGGAAAGAACTCTCAA TCCATTTTTTGGAGAAGAATTCCAATTTGAAGTACCTAGGAAATTTCGTCATCTTGGCATTTATGTTTATGATCGAGATAGACATTTAAAGCAAGATAAAATTTTGGGCAAAGTAGCAATAAAGAGGGAGGATTTAGCAACATATCATAATAAGGAACATTGGTTCCCTTTGAGACCAGTCGATGCTGATTCTGAAGTTCAAGGCAAAGCGCATTTGGAACTTGCTCTCCAACCTCAAATTGGACATGCACAATCTAAACTTACAGTgag aATCATAGAATGTAACGAATTAACTATTAAAAATGGTGGCTGTGATCCATTTGCTACTGTTACAGTCATCTATAGCAATGGTAAACAAATATCAAAAcgcacaaaaattaaaaaaaaaacagtctCTCCATActttaacgaaacatttatttttgag CCAGAAATAACAGAATTAAAAGAGAAGGATGATTCTCATTACCCTATTGAAAGTGGAGAAGTAGGTGAAGTAGTTGTAGGTTTATGGCATGCATCTCCTGGTATGGGAGAACAACCAGCTTTTCTTGGTGAAGTTAGAGTTACACTAAGAGGCCTACAGAAGCAACCTACTAGTACAACGACTGCATG GTACTTTCTACAGCCCAGAGCAGCAAAACATCGCTTAAGTAAAATTTCAAGCAGTTCTACACCATCTGGTGCTTTACCAGGTTTAGGATCTCTACGATTAAAGATACATTATACAGCAGATCATGTTTTTCCATCAACAATGTATGATAGacttagaaatttattgttacaaagtgttaatattcaACCAATAACATCTTCTGCTGTTTATATTTTGGGAGAAATTGTAGCATATAAAATGGACGCTGCGCAACCATTGGTTAGAGTGTTAGTACATCATGGACAATTGGTTTCTGTAATGCAAGCTTTAGCTAgtcatgaaatttcaaaattaac tgATCCAACAACAATATTTCGTGGTAACACGTTAGTAAGTAAAATGATGGATGAAGGTATGAGATTAGCAGGCCTTCATTATTTGCACAGTACACTAAGACCAGCTATGGAACAAGTCTTCCTGGAAAAAAAGCCATGTGAAATAGATCCAACAAGAGTAAAGGATGCAAATACAATTCAAACTAATTTAGCAAATCTAAAG GAATATGTTGAAAGAGTATTTACTGCTATTACAACATCAGGTGTGCGGTGTCCGCCTTTAATGTGTGAAATGTTTTGGTGCTTGAGAGAACTTGCAACAACgcattttccaaaaaataagGAAGTAAGATATTCAGTTATTAGCGGATTCATTTTTCTACGATTTTTTGCTCCTGCAATATTGGGTCCAAGATTATTTGATATTACAACCGAGCAAATT GATTCTCAGACTAATAGGAcgttaacattaatttctaaaacaatTCAGAGTTTAGGTAACTTAGTAAGTTGTAGAGGTGGAGCAGGTAGCGTTTGTAAAGAAGAATACATGGAATGTGTGTATAG AGAATTTTATACGGAAAAGCACATACAAGcagttaaacaatttttggaattaataTCGACAAGTAGTAATAGCGGTATTACAAATCAACGACCGAATACACAGCAAGACCAACCAGTTGTATTAAAAGAGGG aatatattttctcttcttgCATACTGCTGATTGTGATAAGAG aataatGATTAAAAGAGCACAAGGAAGAAAGCGTTTTGgtcgtaaaaatttcaaacagagATACTTCAGACTTACCACACAAGACCTGACATATTCTAAAACGAAAG GTAAAGAACCTTTATGTAAAATACCACTTGAAGAAATTTTAGCTGTTGAAAGGCttcaagaaaattcttttaaaatgaaaaatatgtttcaaataattcagtCGCAAAGAGTATTATATGTTCAAGCTGGCAATTGcgtagaagaaaaagaatggattgatatcttaacaaaaatttgtcgaacGAACAACAATCGTTTAGAAAAATACCATCCAAGTGCATATATCAATGGTCACTGGCTTTG TTGCAAAGCAGTGGCTGAAATAGCTCCAGGGTGTAGTGAGGTGTCACCGGGTGTAGAAGCTGGATTACGTATGGTTCTAGATCCAGATAGAGATTTGCAACGGAtacattctttaatatttacaaacatgCCGAGACTTGAAACGTTAATGAGTGCATGTGAATGTCAAGCTGTTTATGGAGCTAGTGACATGTGTGTTATACCGGGTGGTGGATCTCCAATAGAAGATGTGCCCTCTTGTTTTAAAACATTAACTGCATTGAGAGAAGCTGCGTATGCTTTACAACATGAACATAGAGCCTATTTTAGGAGATTGGCACGCGATACTAAATATGGAAGCAA gCAAGCTCCAATTGGTGATGACAATTATCTTCACTTGGCAGCTAGAGCTGGATTTGAAAGTCAGTTAACAAAGTGTGCTTACGAAGTGGATAATTTAAATCAACATTATATAGAAACAGATCATTGCTATGACAGTGGATTTTCTAGACGAATAGAGGATCGACGATACGATGAAACATTTAGGAAATGTTTAGATTCTGATTCGATACATCGTAGGTATGAgaacgaaaacaatttattacgacggtatgaaaataatactgaCACCATAAAAAGTATCCAAAATGATCTCAAAAACTTCGAccatagtttaaataatacgttAAGAACAgataagtttgaaaaaaatgtaaatttagaaaacaataGAAGATTGGATAGTTCCAGTTTATTGACAACTGACGGAATTAGTATGTCTGGTATCAAGAAAATTCAGCAGTTATga
- the LOC128880359 gene encoding GTPase-activating protein isoform X4 has translation MAEETRLVRVEERLKIKIGEVKNLQSRSHGSPGARDVYCALSLDQEEIFRTTTMERTLNPFFGEEFQFEVPRKFRHLGIYVYDRDRHLKQDKILGKVAIKREDLATYHNKEHWFPLRPVDADSEVQGKAHLELALQPQIGHAQSKLTVRIIECNELTIKNGGCDPFATVTVIYSNGKQISKRTKIKKKTVSPYFNETFIFEPEITELKEKDDSHYPIESGEVGEVVVGLWHASPGMGEQPAFLGEVRVTLRGLQKQPTSTTTAWYFLQPRAAKHRLSKISSSSTPSGALPGLGSLRLKIHYTADHVFPSTMYDRLRNLLLQSVNIQPITSSAVYILGEIVAYKMDAAQPLVRVLVHHGQLVSVMQALASHEISKLTDPTTIFRGNTLVSKMMDEGMRLAGLHYLHSTLRPAMEQVFLEKKPCEIDPTRVKDANTIQTNLANLKEYVERVFTAITTSGVRCPPLMCEMFWCLRELATTHFPKNKEVRYSVISGFIFLRFFAPAILGPRLFDITTEQIDSQTNRTLTLISKTIQSLGNLVSCRGGAGSVCKEEYMECVYREFYTEKHIQAVKQFLELISTSSNSGITNQRPNTQQDQPVVLKEGIYFLFLHTADCDKRIMIKRAQGRKRFGRKNFKQRYFRLTTQDLTYSKTKGKEPLCKIPLEEILAVERLQENSFKMKNMFQIIQSQRVLYVQAGNCVEEKEWIDILTKICRTNNNRLEKYHPSAYINGHWLCCKAVAEIAPGCSEVSPGVEAGLRMVLDPDRDLQRIHSLIFTNMPRLETLMSACECQAVYGASDMCVIPGGGSPIEDVPSCFKTLTALREAAYALQHEHRAYFRRLARDTKYGSKQAPIGDDNYLHLAARAGFESQLTKCAYEVDNLNQHYIETDHCYDSGFSRRIEDRRYDETFRKCLDSDSIHRRNL, from the exons ATGGCCGAGGAGACGCGCCTAGTTCGCGTTGAAGAAAGATTAAAGATCAAAATCG GTGAAGTAAAAAATCTACAAAGTAGAAGTCATGGATCTCCAGGTGCAAGGGATGTGTACTGTGCATTGTCCCTGgatcaagaagaaatatttaggACAACAACAATGGAAAGAACTCTCAA TCCATTTTTTGGAGAAGAATTCCAATTTGAAGTACCTAGGAAATTTCGTCATCTTGGCATTTATGTTTATGATCGAGATAGACATTTAAAGCAAGATAAAATTTTGGGCAAAGTAGCAATAAAGAGGGAGGATTTAGCAACATATCATAATAAGGAACATTGGTTCCCTTTGAGACCAGTCGATGCTGATTCTGAAGTTCAAGGCAAAGCGCATTTGGAACTTGCTCTCCAACCTCAAATTGGACATGCACAATCTAAACTTACAGTgag aATCATAGAATGTAACGAATTAACTATTAAAAATGGTGGCTGTGATCCATTTGCTACTGTTACAGTCATCTATAGCAATGGTAAACAAATATCAAAAcgcacaaaaattaaaaaaaaaacagtctCTCCATActttaacgaaacatttatttttgag CCAGAAATAACAGAATTAAAAGAGAAGGATGATTCTCATTACCCTATTGAAAGTGGAGAAGTAGGTGAAGTAGTTGTAGGTTTATGGCATGCATCTCCTGGTATGGGAGAACAACCAGCTTTTCTTGGTGAAGTTAGAGTTACACTAAGAGGCCTACAGAAGCAACCTACTAGTACAACGACTGCATG GTACTTTCTACAGCCCAGAGCAGCAAAACATCGCTTAAGTAAAATTTCAAGCAGTTCTACACCATCTGGTGCTTTACCAGGTTTAGGATCTCTACGATTAAAGATACATTATACAGCAGATCATGTTTTTCCATCAACAATGTATGATAGacttagaaatttattgttacaaagtgttaatattcaACCAATAACATCTTCTGCTGTTTATATTTTGGGAGAAATTGTAGCATATAAAATGGACGCTGCGCAACCATTGGTTAGAGTGTTAGTACATCATGGACAATTGGTTTCTGTAATGCAAGCTTTAGCTAgtcatgaaatttcaaaattaac tgATCCAACAACAATATTTCGTGGTAACACGTTAGTAAGTAAAATGATGGATGAAGGTATGAGATTAGCAGGCCTTCATTATTTGCACAGTACACTAAGACCAGCTATGGAACAAGTCTTCCTGGAAAAAAAGCCATGTGAAATAGATCCAACAAGAGTAAAGGATGCAAATACAATTCAAACTAATTTAGCAAATCTAAAG GAATATGTTGAAAGAGTATTTACTGCTATTACAACATCAGGTGTGCGGTGTCCGCCTTTAATGTGTGAAATGTTTTGGTGCTTGAGAGAACTTGCAACAACgcattttccaaaaaataagGAAGTAAGATATTCAGTTATTAGCGGATTCATTTTTCTACGATTTTTTGCTCCTGCAATATTGGGTCCAAGATTATTTGATATTACAACCGAGCAAATT GATTCTCAGACTAATAGGAcgttaacattaatttctaaaacaatTCAGAGTTTAGGTAACTTAGTAAGTTGTAGAGGTGGAGCAGGTAGCGTTTGTAAAGAAGAATACATGGAATGTGTGTATAG AGAATTTTATACGGAAAAGCACATACAAGcagttaaacaatttttggaattaataTCGACAAGTAGTAATAGCGGTATTACAAATCAACGACCGAATACACAGCAAGACCAACCAGTTGTATTAAAAGAGGG aatatattttctcttcttgCATACTGCTGATTGTGATAAGAG aataatGATTAAAAGAGCACAAGGAAGAAAGCGTTTTGgtcgtaaaaatttcaaacagagATACTTCAGACTTACCACACAAGACCTGACATATTCTAAAACGAAAG GTAAAGAACCTTTATGTAAAATACCACTTGAAGAAATTTTAGCTGTTGAAAGGCttcaagaaaattcttttaaaatgaaaaatatgtttcaaataattcagtCGCAAAGAGTATTATATGTTCAAGCTGGCAATTGcgtagaagaaaaagaatggattgatatcttaacaaaaatttgtcgaacGAACAACAATCGTTTAGAAAAATACCATCCAAGTGCATATATCAATGGTCACTGGCTTTG TTGCAAAGCAGTGGCTGAAATAGCTCCAGGGTGTAGTGAGGTGTCACCGGGTGTAGAAGCTGGATTACGTATGGTTCTAGATCCAGATAGAGATTTGCAACGGAtacattctttaatatttacaaacatgCCGAGACTTGAAACGTTAATGAGTGCATGTGAATGTCAAGCTGTTTATGGAGCTAGTGACATGTGTGTTATACCGGGTGGTGGATCTCCAATAGAAGATGTGCCCTCTTGTTTTAAAACATTAACTGCATTGAGAGAAGCTGCGTATGCTTTACAACATGAACATAGAGCCTATTTTAGGAGATTGGCACGCGATACTAAATATGGAAGCAA gCAAGCTCCAATTGGTGATGACAATTATCTTCACTTGGCAGCTAGAGCTGGATTTGAAAGTCAGTTAACAAAGTGTGCTTACGAAGTGGATAATTTAAATCAACATTATATAGAAACAGATCATTGCTATGACAGTGGATTTTCTAGACGAATAGAGGATCGACGATACGATGAAACATTTAGGAAATGTTTAGATTCTGATTCGATACATCGTAG AAATCTTTAA
- the LOC128880359 gene encoding GTPase-activating protein isoform X2: protein MAEETRLVRVEERLKIKIGEVKNLQSRSHGSPGARDVYCALSLDQEEIFRTTTMERTLNPFFGEEFQFEVPRKFRHLGIYVYDRDRHLKQDKILGKVAIKREDLATYHNKEHWFPLRPVDADSEVQGKAHLELALQPQIGHAQSKLTVRIIECNELTIKNGGCDPFATVTVIYSNGKQISKRTKIKKKTVSPYFNETFIFEPEITELKEKDDSHYPIESGEVGEVVVGLWHASPGMGEQPAFLGEVRVTLRGLQKQPTSTTTAWYFLQPRAAKHRLSKISSSSTPSGALPGLGSLRLKIHYTADHVFPSTMYDRLRNLLLQSVNIQPITSSAVYILGEIVAYKMDAAQPLVRVLVHHGQLVSVMQALASHEISKLTDPTTIFRGNTLVSKMMDEGMRLAGLHYLHSTLRPAMEQVFLEKKPCEIDPTRVKDANTIQTNLANLKEYVERVFTAITTSGVRCPPLMCEMFWCLRELATTHFPKNKEVRYSVISGFIFLRFFAPAILGPRLFDITTEQIDSQTNRTLTLISKTIQSLGNLVSCRGGAGSVCKEEYMECVYREFYTEKHIQAVKQFLELISTSSNSGITNQRPNTQQDQPVVLKEGIMIKRAQGRKRFGRKNFKQRYFRLTTQDLTYSKTKGKEPLCKIPLEEILAVERLQENSFKMKNMFQIIQSQRVLYVQAGNCVEEKEWIDILTKICRTNNNRLEKYHPSAYINGHWLCCKAVAEIAPGCSEVSPGVEAGLRMVLDPDRDLQRIHSLIFTNMPRLETLMSACECQAVYGASDMCVIPGGGSPIEDVPSCFKTLTALREAAYALQHEHRAYFRRLARDTKYGSKQAPIGDDNYLHLAARAGFESQLTKCAYEVDNLNQHYIETDHCYDSGFSRRIEDRRYDETFRKCLDSDSIHRRYENENNLLRRYENNTDTIKSIQNDLKNFDHSLNNTLRTDKFEKNVNLENNRRLDSSSLLTTDGISMSGIKKIQQL from the exons ATGGCCGAGGAGACGCGCCTAGTTCGCGTTGAAGAAAGATTAAAGATCAAAATCG GTGAAGTAAAAAATCTACAAAGTAGAAGTCATGGATCTCCAGGTGCAAGGGATGTGTACTGTGCATTGTCCCTGgatcaagaagaaatatttaggACAACAACAATGGAAAGAACTCTCAA TCCATTTTTTGGAGAAGAATTCCAATTTGAAGTACCTAGGAAATTTCGTCATCTTGGCATTTATGTTTATGATCGAGATAGACATTTAAAGCAAGATAAAATTTTGGGCAAAGTAGCAATAAAGAGGGAGGATTTAGCAACATATCATAATAAGGAACATTGGTTCCCTTTGAGACCAGTCGATGCTGATTCTGAAGTTCAAGGCAAAGCGCATTTGGAACTTGCTCTCCAACCTCAAATTGGACATGCACAATCTAAACTTACAGTgag aATCATAGAATGTAACGAATTAACTATTAAAAATGGTGGCTGTGATCCATTTGCTACTGTTACAGTCATCTATAGCAATGGTAAACAAATATCAAAAcgcacaaaaattaaaaaaaaaacagtctCTCCATActttaacgaaacatttatttttgag CCAGAAATAACAGAATTAAAAGAGAAGGATGATTCTCATTACCCTATTGAAAGTGGAGAAGTAGGTGAAGTAGTTGTAGGTTTATGGCATGCATCTCCTGGTATGGGAGAACAACCAGCTTTTCTTGGTGAAGTTAGAGTTACACTAAGAGGCCTACAGAAGCAACCTACTAGTACAACGACTGCATG GTACTTTCTACAGCCCAGAGCAGCAAAACATCGCTTAAGTAAAATTTCAAGCAGTTCTACACCATCTGGTGCTTTACCAGGTTTAGGATCTCTACGATTAAAGATACATTATACAGCAGATCATGTTTTTCCATCAACAATGTATGATAGacttagaaatttattgttacaaagtgttaatattcaACCAATAACATCTTCTGCTGTTTATATTTTGGGAGAAATTGTAGCATATAAAATGGACGCTGCGCAACCATTGGTTAGAGTGTTAGTACATCATGGACAATTGGTTTCTGTAATGCAAGCTTTAGCTAgtcatgaaatttcaaaattaac tgATCCAACAACAATATTTCGTGGTAACACGTTAGTAAGTAAAATGATGGATGAAGGTATGAGATTAGCAGGCCTTCATTATTTGCACAGTACACTAAGACCAGCTATGGAACAAGTCTTCCTGGAAAAAAAGCCATGTGAAATAGATCCAACAAGAGTAAAGGATGCAAATACAATTCAAACTAATTTAGCAAATCTAAAG GAATATGTTGAAAGAGTATTTACTGCTATTACAACATCAGGTGTGCGGTGTCCGCCTTTAATGTGTGAAATGTTTTGGTGCTTGAGAGAACTTGCAACAACgcattttccaaaaaataagGAAGTAAGATATTCAGTTATTAGCGGATTCATTTTTCTACGATTTTTTGCTCCTGCAATATTGGGTCCAAGATTATTTGATATTACAACCGAGCAAATT GATTCTCAGACTAATAGGAcgttaacattaatttctaaaacaatTCAGAGTTTAGGTAACTTAGTAAGTTGTAGAGGTGGAGCAGGTAGCGTTTGTAAAGAAGAATACATGGAATGTGTGTATAG AGAATTTTATACGGAAAAGCACATACAAGcagttaaacaatttttggaattaataTCGACAAGTAGTAATAGCGGTATTACAAATCAACGACCGAATACACAGCAAGACCAACCAGTTGTATTAAAAGAGGG aataatGATTAAAAGAGCACAAGGAAGAAAGCGTTTTGgtcgtaaaaatttcaaacagagATACTTCAGACTTACCACACAAGACCTGACATATTCTAAAACGAAAG GTAAAGAACCTTTATGTAAAATACCACTTGAAGAAATTTTAGCTGTTGAAAGGCttcaagaaaattcttttaaaatgaaaaatatgtttcaaataattcagtCGCAAAGAGTATTATATGTTCAAGCTGGCAATTGcgtagaagaaaaagaatggattgatatcttaacaaaaatttgtcgaacGAACAACAATCGTTTAGAAAAATACCATCCAAGTGCATATATCAATGGTCACTGGCTTTG TTGCAAAGCAGTGGCTGAAATAGCTCCAGGGTGTAGTGAGGTGTCACCGGGTGTAGAAGCTGGATTACGTATGGTTCTAGATCCAGATAGAGATTTGCAACGGAtacattctttaatatttacaaacatgCCGAGACTTGAAACGTTAATGAGTGCATGTGAATGTCAAGCTGTTTATGGAGCTAGTGACATGTGTGTTATACCGGGTGGTGGATCTCCAATAGAAGATGTGCCCTCTTGTTTTAAAACATTAACTGCATTGAGAGAAGCTGCGTATGCTTTACAACATGAACATAGAGCCTATTTTAGGAGATTGGCACGCGATACTAAATATGGAAGCAA gCAAGCTCCAATTGGTGATGACAATTATCTTCACTTGGCAGCTAGAGCTGGATTTGAAAGTCAGTTAACAAAGTGTGCTTACGAAGTGGATAATTTAAATCAACATTATATAGAAACAGATCATTGCTATGACAGTGGATTTTCTAGACGAATAGAGGATCGACGATACGATGAAACATTTAGGAAATGTTTAGATTCTGATTCGATACATCGTAGGTATGAgaacgaaaacaatttattacgacggtatgaaaataatactgaCACCATAAAAAGTATCCAAAATGATCTCAAAAACTTCGAccatagtttaaataatacgttAAGAACAgataagtttgaaaaaaatgtaaatttagaaaacaataGAAGATTGGATAGTTCCAGTTTATTGACAACTGACGGAATTAGTATGTCTGGTATCAAGAAAATTCAGCAGTTATga